Proteins from a single region of Macrotis lagotis isolate mMagLag1 chromosome 2, bilby.v1.9.chrom.fasta, whole genome shotgun sequence:
- the ACOX1 gene encoding peroxisomal acyl-coenzyme A oxidase 1 isoform X1, which translates to MNPDLRRERDAASFDAERLTHILDGGPERTRRRREIENMILNDPDFRHEDLNFLSRSQRYEIAVRKSATMVKKMRDFAIADPEEIVWFKRLHMINFVEPVGLNYSMFIPTLLNQGTTAQQQKWLPPTKGLQIIGTYAQTEMGHGTHLRGLETTATYDPKTQEFILNSPTVTSIKWWPGGLGKTSNHAIVLAQLYTKGECYGLHAFIVPIREIGTHKPLPGIIVGDIGPKFGYDEMDNGYLKMDNYRIPRENMLMKHAQVKPDGTYVKPLNNKLTYGTMVFVRSFLVGEAARALSKACTIAIRYSLVRHQSEIQPGDPEPQILDFQTQQYKLFPLLATAYAFQFVGAYMKETYHRINVDINQGDLSELPELHALTAGLKAFTTWTANSGIEACRMACGGHGYSHCSGLPNIYVTFTPSCTFEGENTVMMLQTARFLIKSYDQVHSGKLVGGMVSYLNDLPSQRIQPQQVAAWPAMVDINDPDSLVEAYKRRAARLVEAAARNLQTEMKHRKSKEIAWNLTSVDLVRASEAHCHFVVVKLFSGNLSKINDKPIQAVLKNLCLLYALYGISQNSGDFIQGGILTESQLTQVNQRVKELLTIIRPDAAALVDAFDFQDVSLGSVLGRYDGNIYENMFEWAKKSPLNKTQVHESYHKYLKPMQSKL; encoded by the exons ATGAACCCGGACTTGCGCAGGGAGCGGGACGCCGCCAGCTTCGATGCGGAGAGGCTCACGCACATCCTGGATGGGGGCCCCGAGAGGACCCGGCGCCGCCGGGAGATCG agAACATGATTCTGAACGACCCGGACTTCAGGCACGAAGACCTGAATTTCCTTTCCCGAAGCCAGCGTTATGAGATAGCTGTCAGAAAGAGTGCCACCATGGTGAAGAAGATGCGAGATTTTGCCATTGCTGACCCCGAGGAGATCGTGTGGTTTAAAAG ACTACATATGATCAATTTTGTGGAACCAGTTGGCCTCAATTACTCCATGTTTATCCCCACCTTGCTGAATCAGGGCACCACTGCTCAGCAACAGAAATGGCTGCCTCCAACCAAAGGACTCCAGATAATTGGCACCTACGCCCAGACCGAGATGGGGCACG GGACTCACCTTCGAGGCCTAGAAACCACAGCAACTTATGATCCTAAGACACAGGAGTTTATTCTCAACAGTCCTACTGTTACTTCTATTAAGTGGTGGCCTGGTGGAC TTGGGAAGACCTCAAATCATGCCATAGTTCTGGCTCAGCTCTACACTAAGGGAGAGTGTTATGGATTGCATGCCTTCATTGTACCTATTCGTGAAATAGGAACCCACAAACCTTTGCCAG GCATTATTGTCGGAGACATTGGGCCCAAGTTTGGCTATGATGAAATGGATAATGGTTACCTAAAGATGGACAACTATCGAATTCCTCGGGAAAATATGCTCATGAAGCATGCCCAG gtCAAACCTGATGGCACATATGTGAAGCCTTTGAATAACAAACTGACTTATGGAACCATGGTATTTGTCAGATCCTTCCTTGTGGGAGAAGCAGCTCGAGCTTTATCTAAAGCCTGCACTATTGCCATTCGCTACAGTTTAGTAAGGCACCAGTCTGAAATCCAGCCAGG TGATCCTGAACCCCAGATCTTGGATTTTCAGACCCAGCAGTATAAACTTTTTCCTCTCTTGGCCACTGCCTATGCCTTTCAGTTTGTGGGAGCCTACATGAAGGAAACCTATCATCGTATTAATGTAGACATCAACCAAGGGGACCTAAGTGAACTGCCTGAG cttCATGCACTGACAGCTGGGCTTAAGGCTTTCACCACTTGGACAGCTAATTCTGGCATTGAAGCCTGTCGGATGGCTTGTGGAGGGCATGGATACTCCCACTGCAGTGGCCTTCCAAACATCTATGTCACTTTCACCCCCTCTTGCACCTTTGAAGGAGAAAACACTGTGATGATGCTTCAAACAGCTCG GTTTTTGATAAAAAGCTATGATCAAGTGCATTCAGGAAAGCTGGTGGGAGGCATGGTGTCGTACTTGAATGACCTGCCTAGTCAGCGCATCCAGCCACAGCAGGTAGCAGCTTGGCCAGCAATGGTGGATATCAACGACCCAGACAGCCTAGTAGAAGCCTATAAACGTCGAGCAGCCCG ATTGGTTGAAGCTGCAGCAAGGAACCTTCAAACCGAAATGAAACATAGAAAAAGCAAAGAGATAGCTTGGAACTTAACTTCTGTGGACCTTGTTCGAGCAAGTGAG GCTCATTGCCACTTTGTGGTAGTAAAGCTCTTTTCTGGAAATCTCTCCAAAATTAATGACAAACCCATTCAAGCAGTCCTGAAGAATTTGTGTCTCTTATATGCCCTGTATGGAATCAGTCAGAATTCTGGGGACTTTATACAG GGGGGCATCCTGACAGAGTCCCAGCTAACCCAAGTGAACCAGCGGGTGAAGGAGCTCCTGACAATAATCCGTCCTGATGCTGCTGCTTTGGTAGATGCATTTGACTTTCAAGATGTTTCACTTGGATCTGTGCTTGGCCGTTATGATGgcaatatttatgaaaatatgtttgaATGGGCCAAAAAATCCCCACTGAATAAAACACAG
- the ACOX1 gene encoding peroxisomal acyl-coenzyme A oxidase 1 isoform X2 gives MNPDLRRERDAASFDAERLTHILDGGPERTRRRREIENMILNDPDFRHEDLNFLSRSQRYEIAVRKSATMVKKMRDFAIADPEEIVWFKSFVHRGRPEPLDLHLGMFLPTLLHQATQEQQERFFMPAWNLEIIGTYAQTEMGHGTHLRGLETTATYDPKTQEFILNSPTVTSIKWWPGGLGKTSNHAIVLAQLYTKGECYGLHAFIVPIREIGTHKPLPGIIVGDIGPKFGYDEMDNGYLKMDNYRIPRENMLMKHAQVKPDGTYVKPLNNKLTYGTMVFVRSFLVGEAARALSKACTIAIRYSLVRHQSEIQPGDPEPQILDFQTQQYKLFPLLATAYAFQFVGAYMKETYHRINVDINQGDLSELPELHALTAGLKAFTTWTANSGIEACRMACGGHGYSHCSGLPNIYVTFTPSCTFEGENTVMMLQTARFLIKSYDQVHSGKLVGGMVSYLNDLPSQRIQPQQVAAWPAMVDINDPDSLVEAYKRRAARLVEAAARNLQTEMKHRKSKEIAWNLTSVDLVRASEAHCHFVVVKLFSGNLSKINDKPIQAVLKNLCLLYALYGISQNSGDFIQGGILTESQLTQVNQRVKELLTIIRPDAAALVDAFDFQDVSLGSVLGRYDGNIYENMFEWAKKSPLNKTQVHESYHKYLKPMQSKL, from the exons ATGAACCCGGACTTGCGCAGGGAGCGGGACGCCGCCAGCTTCGATGCGGAGAGGCTCACGCACATCCTGGATGGGGGCCCCGAGAGGACCCGGCGCCGCCGGGAGATCG agAACATGATTCTGAACGACCCGGACTTCAGGCACGAAGACCTGAATTTCCTTTCCCGAAGCCAGCGTTATGAGATAGCTGTCAGAAAGAGTGCCACCATGGTGAAGAAGATGCGAGATTTTGCCATTGCTGACCCCGAGGAGATCGTGTGGTTTAAAAG CTTTGTACATCGTGGGCGTCCTGAGCCTCTGGACCTTCACTTGGGCATGTTTTTGCCCACATTACTTCACCAGGCAACCCAGGAGCAGCAGGAACGTTTCTTCATGCCAGCCTGGAACCTGGAGATTATTGGCACTTATGCCCAGACAGAAATGGGCCATG GGACTCACCTTCGAGGCCTAGAAACCACAGCAACTTATGATCCTAAGACACAGGAGTTTATTCTCAACAGTCCTACTGTTACTTCTATTAAGTGGTGGCCTGGTGGAC TTGGGAAGACCTCAAATCATGCCATAGTTCTGGCTCAGCTCTACACTAAGGGAGAGTGTTATGGATTGCATGCCTTCATTGTACCTATTCGTGAAATAGGAACCCACAAACCTTTGCCAG GCATTATTGTCGGAGACATTGGGCCCAAGTTTGGCTATGATGAAATGGATAATGGTTACCTAAAGATGGACAACTATCGAATTCCTCGGGAAAATATGCTCATGAAGCATGCCCAG gtCAAACCTGATGGCACATATGTGAAGCCTTTGAATAACAAACTGACTTATGGAACCATGGTATTTGTCAGATCCTTCCTTGTGGGAGAAGCAGCTCGAGCTTTATCTAAAGCCTGCACTATTGCCATTCGCTACAGTTTAGTAAGGCACCAGTCTGAAATCCAGCCAGG TGATCCTGAACCCCAGATCTTGGATTTTCAGACCCAGCAGTATAAACTTTTTCCTCTCTTGGCCACTGCCTATGCCTTTCAGTTTGTGGGAGCCTACATGAAGGAAACCTATCATCGTATTAATGTAGACATCAACCAAGGGGACCTAAGTGAACTGCCTGAG cttCATGCACTGACAGCTGGGCTTAAGGCTTTCACCACTTGGACAGCTAATTCTGGCATTGAAGCCTGTCGGATGGCTTGTGGAGGGCATGGATACTCCCACTGCAGTGGCCTTCCAAACATCTATGTCACTTTCACCCCCTCTTGCACCTTTGAAGGAGAAAACACTGTGATGATGCTTCAAACAGCTCG GTTTTTGATAAAAAGCTATGATCAAGTGCATTCAGGAAAGCTGGTGGGAGGCATGGTGTCGTACTTGAATGACCTGCCTAGTCAGCGCATCCAGCCACAGCAGGTAGCAGCTTGGCCAGCAATGGTGGATATCAACGACCCAGACAGCCTAGTAGAAGCCTATAAACGTCGAGCAGCCCG ATTGGTTGAAGCTGCAGCAAGGAACCTTCAAACCGAAATGAAACATAGAAAAAGCAAAGAGATAGCTTGGAACTTAACTTCTGTGGACCTTGTTCGAGCAAGTGAG GCTCATTGCCACTTTGTGGTAGTAAAGCTCTTTTCTGGAAATCTCTCCAAAATTAATGACAAACCCATTCAAGCAGTCCTGAAGAATTTGTGTCTCTTATATGCCCTGTATGGAATCAGTCAGAATTCTGGGGACTTTATACAG GGGGGCATCCTGACAGAGTCCCAGCTAACCCAAGTGAACCAGCGGGTGAAGGAGCTCCTGACAATAATCCGTCCTGATGCTGCTGCTTTGGTAGATGCATTTGACTTTCAAGATGTTTCACTTGGATCTGTGCTTGGCCGTTATGATGgcaatatttatgaaaatatgtttgaATGGGCCAAAAAATCCCCACTGAATAAAACACAG
- the ACOX1 gene encoding peroxisomal acyl-coenzyme A oxidase 1 isoform X3 yields the protein MAASNQRTPDNWHLRPDRDGARFVHRGRPEPLDLHLGMFLPTLLHQATQEQQERFFMPAWNLEIIGTYAQTEMGHGTHLRGLETTATYDPKTQEFILNSPTVTSIKWWPGGLGKTSNHAIVLAQLYTKGECYGLHAFIVPIREIGTHKPLPGIIVGDIGPKFGYDEMDNGYLKMDNYRIPRENMLMKHAQVKPDGTYVKPLNNKLTYGTMVFVRSFLVGEAARALSKACTIAIRYSLVRHQSEIQPGDPEPQILDFQTQQYKLFPLLATAYAFQFVGAYMKETYHRINVDINQGDLSELPELHALTAGLKAFTTWTANSGIEACRMACGGHGYSHCSGLPNIYVTFTPSCTFEGENTVMMLQTARFLIKSYDQVHSGKLVGGMVSYLNDLPSQRIQPQQVAAWPAMVDINDPDSLVEAYKRRAARLVEAAARNLQTEMKHRKSKEIAWNLTSVDLVRASEAHCHFVVVKLFSGNLSKINDKPIQAVLKNLCLLYALYGISQNSGDFIQGGILTESQLTQVNQRVKELLTIIRPDAAALVDAFDFQDVSLGSVLGRYDGNIYENMFEWAKKSPLNKTQVHESYHKYLKPMQSKL from the exons ATGGCTGCCTCCAACCAAAGGACTCCAGATAATTGGCACCTACGCCCAGACCGAGATGGGGCACG CTTTGTACATCGTGGGCGTCCTGAGCCTCTGGACCTTCACTTGGGCATGTTTTTGCCCACATTACTTCACCAGGCAACCCAGGAGCAGCAGGAACGTTTCTTCATGCCAGCCTGGAACCTGGAGATTATTGGCACTTATGCCCAGACAGAAATGGGCCATG GGACTCACCTTCGAGGCCTAGAAACCACAGCAACTTATGATCCTAAGACACAGGAGTTTATTCTCAACAGTCCTACTGTTACTTCTATTAAGTGGTGGCCTGGTGGAC TTGGGAAGACCTCAAATCATGCCATAGTTCTGGCTCAGCTCTACACTAAGGGAGAGTGTTATGGATTGCATGCCTTCATTGTACCTATTCGTGAAATAGGAACCCACAAACCTTTGCCAG GCATTATTGTCGGAGACATTGGGCCCAAGTTTGGCTATGATGAAATGGATAATGGTTACCTAAAGATGGACAACTATCGAATTCCTCGGGAAAATATGCTCATGAAGCATGCCCAG gtCAAACCTGATGGCACATATGTGAAGCCTTTGAATAACAAACTGACTTATGGAACCATGGTATTTGTCAGATCCTTCCTTGTGGGAGAAGCAGCTCGAGCTTTATCTAAAGCCTGCACTATTGCCATTCGCTACAGTTTAGTAAGGCACCAGTCTGAAATCCAGCCAGG TGATCCTGAACCCCAGATCTTGGATTTTCAGACCCAGCAGTATAAACTTTTTCCTCTCTTGGCCACTGCCTATGCCTTTCAGTTTGTGGGAGCCTACATGAAGGAAACCTATCATCGTATTAATGTAGACATCAACCAAGGGGACCTAAGTGAACTGCCTGAG cttCATGCACTGACAGCTGGGCTTAAGGCTTTCACCACTTGGACAGCTAATTCTGGCATTGAAGCCTGTCGGATGGCTTGTGGAGGGCATGGATACTCCCACTGCAGTGGCCTTCCAAACATCTATGTCACTTTCACCCCCTCTTGCACCTTTGAAGGAGAAAACACTGTGATGATGCTTCAAACAGCTCG GTTTTTGATAAAAAGCTATGATCAAGTGCATTCAGGAAAGCTGGTGGGAGGCATGGTGTCGTACTTGAATGACCTGCCTAGTCAGCGCATCCAGCCACAGCAGGTAGCAGCTTGGCCAGCAATGGTGGATATCAACGACCCAGACAGCCTAGTAGAAGCCTATAAACGTCGAGCAGCCCG ATTGGTTGAAGCTGCAGCAAGGAACCTTCAAACCGAAATGAAACATAGAAAAAGCAAAGAGATAGCTTGGAACTTAACTTCTGTGGACCTTGTTCGAGCAAGTGAG GCTCATTGCCACTTTGTGGTAGTAAAGCTCTTTTCTGGAAATCTCTCCAAAATTAATGACAAACCCATTCAAGCAGTCCTGAAGAATTTGTGTCTCTTATATGCCCTGTATGGAATCAGTCAGAATTCTGGGGACTTTATACAG GGGGGCATCCTGACAGAGTCCCAGCTAACCCAAGTGAACCAGCGGGTGAAGGAGCTCCTGACAATAATCCGTCCTGATGCTGCTGCTTTGGTAGATGCATTTGACTTTCAAGATGTTTCACTTGGATCTGTGCTTGGCCGTTATGATGgcaatatttatgaaaatatgtttgaATGGGCCAAAAAATCCCCACTGAATAAAACACAG